The genomic DNA ATTTTATTACCATTCCCTACTATTTTAATATTACATTCTCTTAATAAGCTTCCATTTTTTATAACTATTTCGTTATTATTTCCTGTAATTTTTATTTTATTCTTTCTCAACTTTGCTTTTTTTGAAATGTTAATTATATTTTTTGTACCATTTTTTGTTCTAATATAGTTTAATCCAATTAAATATTTTATAAATATTTTAGTCATTTTTACTCACCACTGAAACTATAACATTATCATCATCTTTTGTTTTATTCAGTCCAAACTCACAATAAAATTTTTTTTCATTAAAAATTTCATTTTTTCTTTTATTATAATAATCTTCGTTTTGCTTTCCTTTTTTAGTAGGATCAGAGTAATGCCATAAATGCATTTGCAGCTTTGCTGTCTTAAGTTCTTTTCCTTTTATTCCAGCTGCATGAAGTCTATTTCCTAAATCATCATCTTCATTTCCCCATCCAATATACAATTCATCATATCCATTTACTTTTATAAATGATTTCTTTAAAATAGCCACACTCATACCAACTAATTTAATTCCTCTTTTATTTATTCCTATCTCATATAAAATTCTACGTAATTTATCTCTTTTTAGCATTTTATCAATTGTCATTTTATATTCAGCAGGAATAATATCTTTTACAATATTATCATAATTTTCATATTCCAATTTTTCTAGAATATAATTTTTTTTATCCTCACTTAAGCAATAAGCACGTCCCATTAAAAATATATTTTCTTTGATATTTTTATAAATTGTATCTATATAATCATCTCCAAAAATAAGATCTTGATCACAAAATATTAATAGTTCCCCAGAACTTATTCTTACCGCATTATTTATAGATCTCGTTTTTCTAAATCCTTTATCTACCTGATAAACATGCTTTATTGTAAAATTACATTTATCAAACAAATCTCCAATAAAATCATATATTTTCTGACTTGAACCATCATCAGCAATTATCACTTCATCCGGTTTTCTTTTTTGGTTTATTAAGCAAATAAATAAAGCTCTTAAATGCTCCATTCTATTATAAACAGGTATAATAACTGAAATTTTCATCTTATATCTCCTTTATCTCATCTATTTTTTCTTCTAATAATATAAAATCAAGTGAATTAATATCTATTTCCTCATCTTCAGATATATCCTGCTCTACATAGATAATCTTTGCATTTTTATTATT from Fusobacterium hominis includes the following:
- a CDS encoding glycosyltransferase translates to MKISVIIPVYNRMEHLRALFICLINQKRKPDEVIIADDGSSQKIYDFIGDLFDKCNFTIKHVYQVDKGFRKTRSINNAVRISSGELLIFCDQDLIFGDDYIDTIYKNIKENIFLMGRAYCLSEDKKNYILEKLEYENYDNIVKDIIPAEYKMTIDKMLKRDKLRRILYEIGINKRGIKLVGMSVAILKKSFIKVNGYDELYIGWGNEDDDLGNRLHAAGIKGKELKTAKLQMHLWHYSDPTKKGKQNEDYYNKRKNEIFNEKKFYCEFGLNKTKDDDNVIVSVVSKND